One part of the Actinomyces howellii genome encodes these proteins:
- a CDS encoding FAD-dependent monooxygenase — protein sequence MSGRVIVLGGGIGGLCTSIALRQVGVDAVVYEQARQFSEVGAGIQVWVKGMQALRQLGVAGAVREAGAEVHHHRFFNAKGAPLYSADLADLARRTGAPAPVMIARSALIDALATGVDPEAVRLGRRVASVEQHDDKVTVRFDDASSDEADLLIAADGINSMVRRRLFPEVRIRTASYRYVRSLVEHPAPFDHHVFAMFFGRGNRIAVGDCGYGRLYWLVGLKKPTVPLDGDLDTLKVDLLRRFQTFPEGIASVIEATPADSLIHHTVRDLEPMETWGRGRVLLLGDAAHATTPNLGRGSEQAMLDAIELAGLLRSTDLADAAQLRRVLDTYSRSRRPEAEALQQTSWRIGNITSWQNPVMTRVRDVIMSTVAGRKQVASIQAQFTEAARMPSTVGGAS from the coding sequence CAGGCGCGCCAGTTCAGTGAGGTCGGCGCAGGCATCCAGGTCTGGGTCAAGGGCATGCAGGCACTCCGGCAGCTCGGTGTTGCAGGCGCCGTGCGGGAGGCGGGGGCGGAGGTGCATCATCACCGTTTCTTCAACGCGAAGGGGGCTCCGCTGTACTCGGCGGACCTGGCCGATCTCGCCCGCCGGACCGGCGCCCCTGCACCTGTGATGATCGCCCGCAGCGCCCTCATCGACGCCCTGGCCACCGGCGTCGACCCGGAGGCGGTACGCCTCGGGCGCCGTGTCGCCTCGGTCGAGCAGCACGACGACAAGGTGACCGTGCGGTTCGATGACGCCAGCTCCGACGAGGCCGACCTGCTCATCGCAGCGGACGGCATCAACTCGATGGTGCGCCGCCGGCTCTTCCCCGAGGTACGCATCCGGACCGCCTCCTACCGGTACGTGCGCTCGTTGGTGGAGCACCCGGCCCCGTTCGACCACCACGTGTTCGCGATGTTCTTCGGCCGCGGCAACCGCATCGCGGTCGGCGACTGCGGCTACGGGAGACTCTACTGGCTCGTTGGCCTGAAGAAGCCCACCGTGCCCCTTGACGGAGACCTTGACACGCTCAAGGTCGACCTGCTGCGCCGGTTCCAGACGTTCCCCGAAGGAATCGCGTCGGTGATCGAGGCCACCCCTGCGGACTCCCTCATCCATCACACGGTGCGCGACCTCGAACCGATGGAGACCTGGGGGCGTGGCCGCGTGCTTCTGCTCGGAGACGCCGCACACGCGACGACCCCTAACCTCGGACGCGGCTCGGAACAGGCCATGCTTGACGCGATCGAGCTCGCCGGCCTGCTGCGCAGCACCGACCTCGCCGACGCCGCGCAGCTGCGCCGGGTGCTGGACACCTACAGCCGGTCACGCCGGCCCGAGGCCGAGGCGCTGCAGCAGACCTCCTGGAGGATCGGCAACATCACCTCGTGGCAGAACCCGGTCATGACCCGGGTGCGCGACGTCATCATGAGCACCGTCGCCGGCCGCAAGCAGGTCGCGAGCATCCAGGCCCAGTTCACCGAGGCAGCCCGGATGCCGAGCACGGTCGGAGGCGCCTCGTGA
- a CDS encoding ABC transporter ATP-binding protein has translation MSAPVIECRNVTRSYGRGENTLNAVAGVDLSVAAGESLAIVGKSGSGKSTLMHTMALLDRPISGAVLVHGTETGNLSGRQLERLRNQEFGFVFQQFFLIAGQSVLHNVVLPLTIAGIRPAERRRRGMEVLERLDMADKAKSRAENLSGGQKQRLVIARALITNPAVIFADEPTGNLDAATGQIVEGLLFDLNREHGITLIVVTHDPDLADRCGRQAMIHDGRLTTLTPAAPTAVEESR, from the coding sequence GTGAGCGCCCCGGTCATCGAGTGCCGGAACGTCACCCGCAGCTACGGTCGTGGCGAGAACACGTTGAACGCAGTGGCAGGGGTCGATCTCAGCGTCGCAGCGGGCGAGTCGCTCGCGATCGTCGGGAAGTCCGGGTCGGGCAAGTCCACGCTCATGCACACGATGGCGCTCCTGGACCGCCCCATCTCGGGCGCCGTGCTCGTCCACGGCACTGAGACCGGCAACCTCAGCGGGCGGCAGCTGGAGCGACTGCGGAACCAGGAGTTCGGGTTCGTGTTCCAGCAGTTCTTCCTCATCGCCGGACAGTCCGTGCTGCACAACGTCGTCCTCCCACTGACCATCGCCGGTATCCGTCCGGCAGAGCGTCGTCGCCGTGGCATGGAGGTGCTCGAACGCCTCGACATGGCCGACAAGGCGAAGAGCCGTGCCGAGAACCTCTCAGGCGGGCAGAAGCAGCGCCTGGTCATCGCCCGCGCCCTCATCACGAACCCGGCGGTGATCTTCGCCGACGAGCCCACCGGCAACCTCGACGCCGCCACCGGGCAGATCGTCGAAGGCCTGCTGTTCGACCTCAACCGCGAGCACGGCATCACGCTCATCGTCGTCACCCACGACCCGGACCTCGCCGACAGGTGCGGCAGGCAGGCGATGATCCATGACGGACGCCTCACCACCCTCACCCCTGCCGCACCCACCGCCGTGGAGGAATCCCGATGA
- a CDS encoding ABC transporter permease: MRTTDLIRSAAGNVLRSKLRTALAGIAVLIGSFTLVLTVGVGSGVNAYIADTVNSIGAPTTMELSRSDDTEDGDLPVYDPNAGTVTGPGLSGTGLGITEQQLEEARALPGVVSVEPIDTILVDYVQRPGHAQYASGLNAPQHDNVFQMSTGTEPDDESSDYEVAVPPTYVTALDYADEAAIIGDEIVFGFRDQGGSTHTVTATVTGVILPSVVPVTTPVGNAALINDVADTQAAGGASTAAPIASASLVFDVDLTEAEVVQLKDDLAAIGLEGATVSDRIGTFKAVIDGIVLILAAFACIALLAASFGVANTLLMSVQERTREIGLLKALGTSSLRIFSQFALEAIVIGLLGALIGGGLAVIAGMVANSILQDGVLSTLPGLSVYAADPLTLLLVLAAILAITFIAGTAPAIRAARKEPIEALRYE; the protein is encoded by the coding sequence ATGAGAACGACGGACCTGATCCGCAGTGCCGCAGGCAACGTGCTGCGCAGCAAGCTCCGCACCGCGCTCGCGGGCATCGCCGTCCTCATCGGCTCCTTCACCCTCGTGCTCACCGTCGGTGTCGGCTCCGGGGTGAATGCCTACATCGCGGACACTGTCAACAGCATCGGGGCTCCGACCACGATGGAGCTCAGCCGTTCGGACGACACCGAGGACGGTGACCTTCCCGTCTACGACCCCAACGCGGGCACCGTCACCGGACCGGGGCTCAGCGGCACCGGGCTCGGCATCACCGAGCAACAGCTCGAGGAAGCTCGCGCCCTGCCCGGCGTGGTCAGCGTGGAGCCGATCGACACGATCCTCGTGGACTACGTTCAACGCCCCGGCCACGCACAGTATGCGAGCGGGCTCAACGCACCCCAGCACGACAACGTGTTCCAGATGTCGACGGGCACCGAACCCGACGACGAGAGCTCCGACTACGAGGTCGCAGTACCCCCGACCTACGTGACGGCGCTCGACTACGCGGACGAGGCCGCGATCATCGGGGATGAGATCGTCTTCGGGTTCCGCGACCAGGGCGGCAGCACCCATACCGTCACCGCCACGGTCACCGGTGTGATCCTGCCCAGTGTGGTCCCCGTGACCACCCCGGTCGGCAACGCCGCCCTCATCAACGACGTCGCCGACACGCAGGCCGCGGGCGGCGCGAGCACCGCCGCACCGATCGCCAGCGCGAGCCTCGTCTTCGACGTCGACCTCACCGAGGCCGAGGTCGTCCAGCTCAAGGACGACCTCGCCGCCATCGGACTGGAGGGGGCGACGGTCTCGGATCGGATCGGCACGTTCAAGGCCGTCATCGACGGGATCGTGCTCATCCTGGCGGCGTTCGCGTGCATCGCCCTGCTGGCCGCCTCCTTCGGCGTCGCCAACACCCTGCTCATGTCTGTCCAGGAGCGCACCCGTGAGATCGGGCTCCTCAAGGCCCTCGGAACCTCCAGCCTTCGCATCTTCTCGCAGTTCGCGCTCGAAGCGATCGTGATCGGGCTGCTCGGCGCACTGATCGGCGGCGGTCTGGCCGTGATCGCGGGAATGGTCGCCAACAGCATCCTCCAAGACGGTGTGCTCAGCACCCTGCCCGGTCTGAGCGTCTACGCCGCTGACCCCCTCACGCTGCTGCTCGTCCTCGCCGCGATCCTGGCGATCACGTTCATCGCCGGGACCGCTCCCGCGATCCGCGCCGCGCGCAAGGAACCCATCGAGGCCCTCCGGTACGAGTGA